One window of the Hyperolius riggenbachi isolate aHypRig1 chromosome 5, aHypRig1.pri, whole genome shotgun sequence genome contains the following:
- the LOC137517738 gene encoding transcription factor Sox-17-alpha-like, whose translation MSSPDGGYASDDQVQGKCSLPRMMPGLGQCQWTESMPTMTDAKVKSESGSCNSRSKAEARIRRPMNAFMVWAKDERKRLAQQNPDLHNAELSKMLGKSWKSLTHADKRPFVEEAERLRVQHMQDHPNYKYRPRRRKQVKRMKRADNGFMHMPEQADSAVLSTDGRMCVDNFNVAYPEPPYHHHSQMPQSGHYRDPQVMGAPYDNYSLPTPETSPLDMQEHDSAFFTSPAQEECQIMPYSYNATYSSHQQSSANSMLARQMAQTEQMGHDSPVQSMMGCQTPPQMYYSQMYISNAGRHHPVAQSGQPSPPPESQQVGRAEHIQQAEAIPEVDRTEFEQYLSYMKPELAMHYHGQEQPVLNADNGLISSVLSDASTAVYYYPNV comes from the exons ATGAGCAGTCCTGATGGTGGATACGCCAGTGACGACCAGGTCCAGGGAAAGTGCTCATTGCCAAGGATGATGCCCGGGCTGGGACAGTGCCAGTGGACTGAAAGCATGCCTACCATGACAGACGCCAAAGTGAAATCTGAATCAGGATCTTGCAACTCGAGGAGCAAAGCTGAGGCTCGGATCCGTCGTCCAATGAATGCCTTCATGGTGTGGGCTAAAGATGAGCGCAAGAGACTGGCCCAACAGAACCCTGACCTGCACAATGCAGAGCTCAGCAAGATGCTAG GGAAGTCCTGGAAGTCTCTGACCCATGCTGACAAGCGCCCCTTTGTGGAGGAAGCAGAGAGGCTGAGAGTACAGCACATGCAGGACCATCCTAACTACAAGTAcagacccagaaggaggaagcaggTGAAGAGGATGAAGAGAGCAGACAATGGCTTCATGCATATGCCAGAGCAGGCTGACTCTGCTGTCCTGAGTACGGATGGGAGGATGTGTGTGGACAACTTCAATGTGGCCTATCCTGAGCCACCGTACCATCACCACAGTCAGATGCCTCAGTCCGGCCACTACAGGGATCCTCAGGTAATGGGTGCCCCTTACGACAATTACAGCTTGCCCACTCCTGAGACGTCCCCTTTGGACATGCAAGAACATGACTCTGCGTTCTTCACCTCTCCTGCTCAGGAAGAATGCCAGATAATGCCTTACAGCTATAATGCCACTTATTCTTCGCACCAGCAGAGCTCTGCGAACAGCATGCTTGCCAGGCAGATGGCACAGACGGAGCAAATGGGGCATGACAgccctgtgcaaagcatgatgggatgccAGACCCCACCACAAATGTATTACAGCCAAATGTACATTTCCAATGCCGGTAGGCATCACCCTGTGGCCCAGAGTGGTCAGCCCTCCCCTCCGCCTGAGTCCCAGCAGGTAGGCAGAGCAGAGCACATTCAACAGGCTGAGGCAATACCTGAGGTGGACAGGACTGAATTTGAGCAATATCTGAGTTACATGAAGCCAGAATTGGCAATGCACTACCATGGCCAGGAGCAGCCTGTGCTCAATGCTGACAATGGTCTGATATCCTCTGTTCTGTCTGATGCCAGCACTGCTGTCTATTATTATCCCAACGTATGA